TGTAGTGTAAACAACACAATTTTAACTGGAAGTTCTTTTGGGAGATTCCTTTGTGTGGACAGTTCAGTGCCTGAGGTACAGTGCCAGGAAGTGTAAcacttgggtttgttttctaaTTCAAGGCACGTGCTAAACTCAAAGCTCCAGATGTTACCCACAATTTTCCAGGAGATCCGAGAGAAGCTGTAAAAGTTAAGGAATccactgagggagctgaggattCTGAAGAAACTCCAAAATGTCCATTAGGTAAgttaagggggggggggagcaatGCTGAGTGGGGAACGTGATGCTGGTGTTAAATTATCCAGGAATCCACTGGTATCAAGATTTTAAGAACTTGGCTGGATAAAGCTGTGAGTAAAGTGTGTTTGCACAAGGTGCCCTGCAGGAATGCCTTCCAACATGGGATGTTTTACTATTCCATGGTATTTCAATTTCTGTTTTACTATTTTTATCTGATGTATTTCTATTCTTTCTAATTGTTTTCTGTGTCAAATTAGAGGGATCTCATAAATCTACAAAAGAAGACCCAAAAACAGTTTGCCCAGTACAAAAAGGAACCGATAACTTACCTCAGCCCTCTTGTACCAAGGGGAAAGAAGACACTAAGAAAAGGTCTGCTGGGAAAGGTTCGGAGAACACAGTGCAAAAAGCTGGGGTGAAAGGACCTGtaagttaaaaacaaataagaaaaaaagccaaatataCAACTAGAATGCAAAAAGAGAGATTACATgtagaatatatatataaaatagtaTTATattgaaatacagattttctgTTATTGTAATCAGGTgggtttgggttattttggttttttttttaaaccaacatGTAAACACTTTCATGTTATTCAGAGTTTAATTAGCAAAAGTTCAGCTCATGATTTCTGGTTTCAGAGTAGAATTCAGCATTCAGTCCTTTGGTAATTTCTTAGGAGACAGCTCTGACTTGAAACCTCAACTTGGATTTGTTTTCACCTGGTAATTTTGGAGGCAGATAGGATGTAAATGTGCTTTTCTCACACAGGACattgatacaaaaaaaaaattaaaattttaattttttttccccagaatttatcagaaactgaaaagcagcagctgaagcaACGTGAGGATTACCTAAAGAAAAAACGAGACCTGCTGCTGGCTACGAAGAAAGAGTCAAAAAATAAtgtaccaccaccaccaaacacTGACCAGAAAGAGGAGGAACCACCTCCCAAAGAGGTGAAGGACGTTCATATAAACCCTCGGGTGGTTTCAGTGCAGGTgtccatgctgctgctgaataGTGGGAATGGGTTAAAAGCAACAAGGGGAGGGAAGTATTTCCAAGTTACTGCTTTTGcagaaagttttttttttgcactggaAGTTTCAGTGATGGAGTTGGCATTGGTTTGCTTCAGCATCATCCAATGCTCATGATTAACTTCAGTTTATGAATGGATAAAATGCCAGTTTGCTCTTAGTCTGTGACCAACTGTTTGGGCTCCTTAAATCTCAgggattttcttttacttctgcAAATGCTTGAAAACTCTCtcaaaaaagaggaaaacactAGAAGACCTTGAAACCCTCTTACATTACGAAACAATATAGTGATCTATTTCAAATCCAAAAATCATTACTCTCCTTTACAGAGCAAGTACTTAAGGGCATGTACTTAATCCCAAAGACTTTCTATTGCCTCACATATTTTTCAGAGTTGCTGAGTATTTTATTATGCTCAGAAGGTGCCCCAAATTCTGGTGACTGGAGAGCCTTCAGGACAATTGCTCAGTAGGAGCTGAAGCTGAGGCTCCCAAAACAAGGATCAGGGCAGTGGGAGAGGGCAGGGTCCATGGCGAAGGCTGGTACCTGCCAGGGAAGCTGCTCATTGCAGTGTTGTTTTCACTCTGTTTTTAGGAAATGTCAGAAGAGAAGCAAAGGCTGCTCCAGAAGAGGAAGATGCTTGCAGAAAAGCTAAAAGAAGAAGTAATTAATAAGCGGTAGTTTTAAGAGGCTCATTGCTGACCCCAAGAACAGAAGGATGTTTTAGAATAAAGTGTCAGTAAGTGAAGGGATTTCCAATCTTACACTCAGATTTATAGAACTTTGAGACAAGCAGCTCAGTCCCTGGTCACTCCCTATTGCAAATGACACTGAAACACACCATGAACACTCCTTTTCCAGAGTGCTGGAAACTCCCCGCCTTTGTCCCGCAGCGAGGCCGTGCCacccctgcagagcacagccccgctccagccctgagcctgcagagcagaggcagagatggagagctgggaaaggaaTTCCTGTGGCAACAGCTCTGAGCTCAACGTTTTAACAGTGCAGAACTTGGTTCCTTTCCTTAGCCCATTATAAACAAATGGCTTTTCCAGCAGCGCAGTGTAATAAAGTCTGACTTCACAAGGAAGTGCACCCTCGACCACCTCATTTTTGAGAAAGCCAATGTACCTTGGGAGTCAAGACATCCACAAATTAACTCCAGGTTACAGCGTTTTACAGGCTTTTGGGGCAGCTTCCCAGTCCCCAGGTCCCAGTTTACAATAAATGCAACTTTTAAGTAAAAGGAGTTGCTTGAGTTTGAAAGCTGAGGCTGTTCCCAGCAATTCACTGCCAGAGTAGCAGAAATCTTTTAAAGTCCTTTACTTGTTTGGCTTTCACAGACTCAAAAAGAAGCCAGGAGTGGTCACCCTTTGCCCATGGCATGCCACAGCAACTCACAACAAAAGAGACAAACCCACCCCTTCAAGTTTCATGGAAGTTTTATTAAAACAACAATTATAAACAATACATGTTACTACAGGTACAGAGTCATTTAATTCCTGAGTTTTACAGCTCAGCATTAATAGGTTAAAACATCTTTACAAACAGTgtcaaacaagtgcagggggaACTAGAATACTGCTGGGATTTCctctgggaaagagaaaagcaaggagcagccctgcagagtgGCAGCCACTGGCAGGCTCGGAGCACAGAAACCGGGGCCTACCTGTTCAGCTTCTGGCTTTGTCGGTCCTTTTCTTGCTCATATTTTGTCTTCAGTCCCTTGAATGTCTGAACATATTCAATAGATTCAAGTGCATTATAGAAGTTTTCAACTATATGTGCAATAAGGGACTTAATATCTTCCTGCAGAAGAACAAAGCAGCGTTTCAGCCTCAAATGGGCACAGGCAGAAGTTCAGAAAGCTTTTGAGTTCACTTTGGAAAGTAACTGATTCCTTATTCAGAGGCAAAACACTGTTGTATAGAACAAAtgtgaaacaaacaaatttATCCTTAATAAAAGAGGTGAGATCTAGAAATAATTATGAAGCTTCCCACAGAAACAGACAATGGACTCAGCAGTGTCTCAGTGCTGTTTGTGACTTCTTTAACCAGGATGTTGCAATTTTGGAGAGCTTCATTTTGCCTTTGGACCTGAGATGCTGTGGATGTGTCAGAGCTGGAGCTCAACTCACCACTGATGAATTCACACAGCTGAGTTGAGCAGGTTGTACCAGGTGCCATTATCCAACAGAACACTGATAACTGGTTCAAAGAGGTTTCCCTCTTTGGGATGGTGTAACTAATATAAAATTCATCTTTCGGGCCAATTATCCTCATAAAGTGAAGAGCCGCCTGTATGAAGAATAAACTCAAGAACTGGAGCAAGGGCTCCAATCTGCTTCTCatggaaagaactgaaacacctGCTGTTACCCAGAGGAAGAtgcacccccaaacccagagCATTAAAATCTCATTCACGCTCAGTAACACAAACTCCAAGTTCAAGTGTACACTGGAACACCTTGCACACAGTGCACACCAAGCCTGGAAGAAGGAAATCACAACAGCTCCATACTCACACAAGGCCAGAAAGGTGTGTTTTGAATTCATCAAGACCAGGACTCTGCTTAGCCTCTTCTCAGCCCCAGGACTCTTCAGCACTTTTCCACAAGCACACTCCCAGCTGGCATCACAGGCTGATCCCCAggaccagcactgccaagttaCTGCCCAACACCACAGGCCTGAAAGggggaaaacaaataaaatcatcCTTACCTATTTCATGTGTCTTCTGAGGCACTGGCCAGAAGTGGTGCAGTGAGAACAGGAACACAGGAAACGTAAAAGAAATCCAGGAATGCCAATATTTGTGACTCCTAAGAGGAAAAATCACTTCATTCAACACTGGCACACACATACACGTTCTAAATAACAGgagaagtaacagaagaaacagcCTACCAAGAATGTAGGCTTTTGTGTTTTCTTACATCAGCTGTGGCCAGCAGATTCCCTGGATTGAGCACAGTACATCCATTAACTGATCATCTCCTCCAAATTCAGGATCAGGATAGCAGCATCAGCTCAATGATGAGAAGCatcctgcaaaaaaaacccaaagcaactcaaggaaaacacaaaacaattAGCTACAAGAGTATGAATTCCCTaagtttatatatttttaaaaaaacaaaatgtaaaatgaaatagaaaacGGAGATTTTATTTGGCTGGTTTGTTTCCTGGCTGCCCTAAGACTGGTACATTCAACAAACTCCAAACCACTTTTACTCCGATGATCACTCTGCTGGACCTTTTGCATCACAAATTCTTGGACCATGAATGGACAAAGGTCGTCTAGATTTGACAATAtagctgtggctggcagcaGATCTAACCTGCAGATGAGCCATTCCCTAATAAAGAAGAGATTCCTTTTTCAGAGTAAGTCAAGTTTGGTGTTTGTAATCAAGTAAAGGGGCAAAGAAACGGAGTTAAAAGTTTGGGAAACGTTTAATTACAAAGTTTCTATGAGAAACAGAGTAAGAAGGTTacagaaaaacaacagaacAGCAACATCTTTTCCCCACTCTTTCCCTCCTTTGGAAAGGACACAAGACTTTCTGTGGATTTAACAGCCCTAATTCAGGCAGGAAACATTCACCTCGTGCTACTTGCCAGAATATCTGAGACACTGATCTTCTGTACCTGTTATCCACAATTTACTCATTTTGTACCAAGTGACCAAGTGGACACATGACCTTGTACACAACTTTCTGTGCTCATTTCCATGCAACAGGAATGAATAACTTCCTTATGGATGTGATTTTCTCTGAGAAAAGAACAACTTCTCAGCCTGACACAGTAACACAACAGGACACGTTTGGACTGGGCTAGTCCTGGAACAGAATAATAGGATTAAGGCTGATCTAATCACTGAACATCTACAGGACCTTGATGTTTCCTTGCAGTCTGTGTCCCTTGGTCAGTCCACAGGTTAttactccagcacagaaattccctggaatttcatgtttCTGAGGAACAGCAGCACTCAAACAGGGAGTGCAATAGTCGGGCAGCAACAGCTGCTTCAACCACAGCAGTGAAAGACATTCCATTTTCCCACTGCTGATTAGGACAGATTAATCTGCTAATGACAGGATTACGGGATCTTTTGGGAGGAACCAGCCAACAGTTCAAGATTatctaaaaatacttttctggCCCTGGGCCAGCACCAACCACAACAACAATCCAGCTGCCACTGGACAAAGAGCCTCTTCCAGTTCTTACACCCCTTGTCCCAAGGACTGCGCTGCCCACAGGCTCACACAGAGAGAGTGAAAATGCCCAGAGCACTGCAGAGCCAGGGGCAGCCTCTGGATTGGGAATGCTCCAATCAACTCCcactcccagcacagcaaaaCTGACACAGGGCTCAGCAGAGCCAAAACTGCTTCAATGGCTGTGGCTCTTCTACTTGGGTTAAAATCAGCTTTAAGTTTCACTCACCATTACAATTTCAAGGGCTGGAGGAATTCCCAGCTTTGCCAACGTTTTGAAAACCTAATCTCTCCCCTGAGGTAACAGGAGGGAAAAGGCACAGAATTCCTTGAAAACCTTTTGCATAGGAAAAAGTAATTACAGGTGTATTTGGGTCAGGAAACTCTGTGAAAGGAGGAAACAGCTACATTCTGTGGCAGAGTTTGTGTGCTGGCTGCTATGGACCTTCCTAGAAAACGGTATTATTCCTTCCAGACTGGTTGTAAGGATTGGTTCCTTCCAGCAACAGGACTTCAGAACTGCCTGAGCAGATGTTAAACCCTAGTGCATGCAAAGATTACCAACACATCTCAGTTGCCCAGTTTGTCCctagggagctgctggaaatcAGAGCTCTCTGGTTCTTTAGTTCACAGCTTTACACTGGGCCGTGTCACAGTCTGGGAAGGTTGTGATGATTCCCACGGGAAAGTGCTGCTTCTTTTAAGGACACACAGGTgcagctccattgccttgcTGCTCCCAGCGTTGCAAGTGTAAAATCTAAACTGCTTCATAATAAAACAACAAAGATGAAAATAGCCCTAAGACATGAGAGTCACTGAGATCTGCTCTGACAGTTGGGGGCTCATGCAGCGCTGCCACCTCTTTGTCTCTCCCTGACACCTCCAGCTCCTTTTGCCTTCAGCACATTTGCTTTTCCACTGCACTCCAACAAGCCACTTCCTGAGGCCAGCTGGGAGAAGGACAATTAAAACATGGAACTTTGGCAGTCCCTTTTTAATAAACACAATCACACAAACTGCCCCAGAACACCAACCACCTGAGTCCCACCATTAAAGTGATTTTTCAAAAGCCTGACATTTAATCATGAAAACAACTGGTGCTCTAAGCAGGGGCAGTTTAAGATCTTGCACAGAAAAGccacagaaaaccacaaatactTGCTTACTTTACAAGCAGGCTTAAAAAGGATGCACAAATATATCAAGTCACAGAAGACATTAAAATACCTGAAATAAAAGTGGGATGTTTCATGTTAACTGTACCTGGcagattttttcccaaatttcatcACAGCCAGCTTTTTTTGAAAGCTCAGTGCTAAATCATAGTTCTCTGCTTCTGACCAAACAATCAGTGTGTCTTGTTTGAGataaaaccaagaaaagaaTTGTTTCTGAAACAGGTCTGCACTGCATATTAATCTCTATTCCCTTACCATATATGCCTGCAGAAGACATGTATTAAATCACTTGTTCTGTCATAAGGGACATCACCTTTCTTTGGACCTATTTTATGAGCACTGCCTTACACAGCACATATTTAAACATACTTCTTTTTCCCCATACCTGAACCACTTACACAGGCAAGAACAGAAGGATGTTTTAGAATAAAGTGTCAGTAAGTGAAGGGATTTCCAATCTTACACTCAGATTTATAGAACTTTGAGACAAGCAGCTCAGTCCCTGGTCACTCCCTATTGCAAATGACACTGAAACACACCATGAACACTCCTTTTCCAGAGTGCTGGAAACTCCCCGCCTTTGTCCCGCAGCGAGGCCGTGCCacccctgcagagcacagccccgctccagccctgagcctgcagagcagaggcagagatggagagctgggaaaggaaTTCCTGTGGCAACAGCTCTGAGCTCAACGTTTTAACAGTGCAGAACTTGGTTCCTTTCCTTAGCCCATTATAAACAAATGGCTTTTCCAGCAGCGCAGTGTAATAAAGTCTGACTTCACAAGGAAGTGCACCCTCGACCACCTCATTTTTGAGAAAGCCAATGTACCTTGGGAGTCAAGACATCCACAAATTAACTCCAGGTTACAGCGTTTTACAGGCTTTTGGGGCAGCTTCCCAGTCCCCAGGTCCCAGTTTACAATAAATGCAACTTTTAAGTAAAAGGAGTTGTTTGAGTTTGAAAGCTGAGGCTGTTCCCAGCAATTCACTGCCAGAGTAGCAGAAATCTTTTAAAGTCTTTTACTCATTTGGCTGTGAAAACTTTGAAGAGAGGAAAGAGGCTGCCCTTTGCCCATG
This Aphelocoma coerulescens isolate FSJ_1873_10779 chromosome 3, UR_Acoe_1.0, whole genome shotgun sequence DNA region includes the following protein-coding sequences:
- the CFAP36 gene encoding cilia- and flagella-associated protein 36; this translates as MAAEEEDDVEWVVDTIAGFLRGPAWSIPILEFMEHNCEVFDDEEESKLSYTEIYQEYQALVERLLEDYLKEVGINEEKFQEAFSSPLAKTHTSQAILQTVLAAEDFRLFKKMMVQKNIEMQLQAIRIIKERNGVLPECLTEGSDVFSEIEQEEMKILREVLRKSKEEYETEQERKRTEEARAKLKAPDVTHNFPGDPREAVKVKESTEGAEDSEETPKCPLEGSHKSTKEDPKTVCPVQKGTDNLPQPSCTKGKEDTKKRSAGKGSENTVQKAGVKGPNLSETEKQQLKQREDYLKKKRDLLLATKKESKNNVPPPPNTDQKEEEPPPKEEMSEEKQRLLQKRKMLAEKLKEEVINKR